CAAATCGTTAGATGGTTTATCAAATATGGAATCTTTGCTCGTTAGCATCGTCGATACCACAATCGCCGCCCAAAATATGGTTGTTGCCGCTGAAGCAATGGAGTTGGGTATCTGCTATATCGGTGGTATTCGTAATGATGTCGAAAAAGTAGCCGACCTCCTAAACCTACCTAAGTACACACTCCCTTTGTTTGGGTTAACAATCGGCATACCAAATAGCAAAAATAAGGTTAAGCCTAGATTGTTAGCTAAAAACCAAGTTAGCCAGAACAGTTATCCAACCGCACAATTTGCTGATTTAAGTGAGTATGATGACCTAAGCAAAGCCTATTATGCTGATAGAGATACAAATCAAAAGACGCGTTCTTGGTCTCAACAAAATATTGCATTTTTTCAAACGATTAGACGTCCTGAAATCGCTGACTTTCTAAAAAAACAAGGCTTTAGTTTGACTTAAGTATTACTACTGGCTTAGTTTCAACTGATCACAAACAATAAACCCCTAAGTTAACCGTCTGGCTAATTTAGGGGTTTATTCTTTAAGCAACACGCTCAAATTGTGAATTATACAAATCAGCGTAAAAACCATCTTGGGCAAGCAATGCTTTATGGTCACCACTTTCGATGATATCCCCATCTTTCATGACCAAAATTAAATCGGCATTCTTGATGGTAGACAGTCTATGGGCGATAACAAAACTTGTTCGACCTTCCATTAACTTATCCATTGCTTTTTGAATGAGCTCTTCTGTCCGCGTATCCACTGAAGAAGTCGCTTCATCCAGAATTAACATCGGTGCATCTTTTAAGAGGGCACGCGCAATCGTTAAGAGTTGACGTTCCCCAACAGATAACTCATCAGCATCTTTCAGCATGGAATCATAGCCGCTTGGTAGGGTATTGATGAAGTGATCAATACCAACTGCTTTAGCAGCATCAACGACTTGTTGATCACTAATATTTGCTTGATTGTAGATCAAATTCTCTTTGACAGTGCCTTCAAATAACCAAGTATCTTGTAAGACCATCGAAAATTG
The DNA window shown above is from Lactococcus paracarnosus and carries:
- a CDS encoding NADPH-dependent oxidoreductase, which gives rise to MTHAIPNLTEHVSVRDFKDIPLSAEIKEQLSLAARSASSSHFVQSFSIIEITDMTLRTQLADITESAPYVKQTGAFYVFVADLYRQSTLLTKQGKSLDGLSNMESLLVSIVDTTIAAQNMVVAAEAMELGICYIGGIRNDVEKVADLLNLPKYTLPLFGLTIGIPNSKNKVKPRLLAKNQVSQNSYPTAQFADLSEYDDLSKAYYADRDTNQKTRSWSQQNIAFFQTIRRPEIADFLKKQGFSLT